A genomic segment from Methanomicrobium sp. W14 encodes:
- a CDS encoding slipin family protein: MGVFEAIFVIIVVCAVVLLSFKITRQYERAVLFRLGKLIGERGPGMFPLLFVTDRIVRVDLRVRQLDVPKQTIITKDNISVDVDAIIYYHVTDACQAVVEVEDYEAATALIAQTTLRDVLGQNELDTILSERDSLNQEIQEEIKKVTEPWGVSVDIVTIRDVSVPENMLRAIARQAEAEREKRARIILAEGEFQASERMCEAAEFYEKTPAAMKLREFQTLTEIAKERNLIVVTTGTEKSDCTAATAAGLVKAFER, from the coding sequence ATGGGTGTTTTTGAGGCAATCTTTGTTATAATTGTAGTCTGTGCCGTAGTTCTTCTTTCCTTTAAAATTACGCGGCAGTATGAACGTGCTGTACTGTTCAGGCTTGGAAAGCTTATAGGAGAAAGAGGACCCGGGATGTTTCCGTTATTGTTTGTAACTGACAGGATTGTGCGGGTTGATCTGCGTGTAAGACAGCTTGACGTTCCGAAACAGACTATCATAACGAAGGACAACATCAGCGTGGACGTCGATGCAATTATCTATTACCATGTAACTGATGCATGCCAGGCCGTTGTTGAAGTTGAGGACTATGAAGCCGCAACCGCCCTTATTGCACAGACCACTCTGAGGGATGTTTTAGGGCAGAATGAGCTTGATACAATTCTTTCAGAGAGGGATTCGTTAAACCAGGAGATTCAGGAGGAGATAAAAAAAGTTACCGAACCCTGGGGAGTCAGCGTTGATATAGTCACAATTCGTGATGTGTCTGTCCCCGAAAATATGCTGCGTGCAATTGCACGCCAGGCAGAAGCCGAAAGGGAAAAAAGAGCACGCATCATTCTTGCTGAAGGTGAGTTCCAGGCGTCTGAAAGGATGTGCGAGGCGGCGGAGTTTTATGAAAAGACTCCTGCTGCAATGAAGCTGAGGGAGTTTCAGACTCTCACCGAAATTGCAAAAGAAAGAAACCTGATTGTCGTCACGACAGGCACGGAAAAAAGTGACTGCACTGCGGCAACGGCCGCAGGTCTTGTGAAAGCATTTGAAAGGTGA
- a CDS encoding class I SAM-dependent methyltransferase: MFDKEAAEKFDRIAKTDYEMVYPVIAGQIVEKTGLNEGLCVDLGSGPGSLAIAVARKTFFSVLSFDLSSSMSAVAMKNIIEAGLSDRVFAVTGNVEVIPFPDDSFDLAVSRGSMFFWKDKTAAFSEINRILRPGGWAYIGGGFGTPELAAAVKSKPGEIKRRREFKGKTEGRKFPPGDHNPESYHKALACAGISDYSLKKDSSGFWITFRKNPE; the protein is encoded by the coding sequence TTGTTCGATAAAGAGGCAGCCGAAAAATTCGACAGGATAGCAAAGACAGATTATGAAATGGTGTACCCTGTGATAGCCGGACAGATTGTGGAGAAAACAGGTCTGAATGAAGGGCTTTGCGTTGACCTCGGAAGCGGTCCGGGTTCTCTTGCAATAGCAGTGGCCAGAAAAACATTTTTCTCTGTTTTAAGTTTTGATTTGTCTTCTTCTATGTCGGCTGTTGCAATGAAAAACATCATTGAGGCAGGTCTTTCAGACAGGGTCTTTGCTGTTACGGGCAATGTCGAGGTGATTCCGTTTCCTGACGACTCTTTTGACCTTGCAGTAAGCCGCGGGTCGATGTTCTTCTGGAAAGACAAAACAGCGGCCTTTTCCGAGATAAACAGAATTCTTCGTCCCGGGGGATGGGCATATATCGGCGGCGGGTTCGGGACTCCTGAACTTGCAGCGGCGGTTAAGTCAAAACCCGGTGAGATTAAAAGACGCCGTGAATTTAAGGGGAAAACTGAAGGGAGAAAATTTCCTCCTGGTGATCATAATCCTGAGAGTTACCATAAAGCCCTTGCCTGCGCAGGGATAAGTGATTACAGCCTGAAAAAAGACAGTTCGGGTTTCTGGATAACTTTCAGGAAAAATCCTGAATAG
- a CDS encoding ABC transporter substrate-binding protein, whose translation MKERSTYLILLAVFGVGIICCGAAWLGDSGSSDLFSTGNSQTEVDGLDYSGTGVTGSNGTVYSSYGNNLANETSLTRTITDLAGREVTIPVNISKVLCTSPPPSTYVYMLAPDKLCGWQLSLSDEGMKYIPEEYRDIPLVGWKDSMNYEQYIMMDPDIVFVMYVEGSDISSVENVQEKLGTIPVVSMPDARNATEYDKGLRFMGDVLGVPEVADTEIAYYKKVLGEVREKVAGIPDGDRVRVYYAEGSNGLQTDPGGSFHSQLIDIGGGVNVADCEIESGRGMTEVTKESVLKWNPSVIITTSSEFYENVFGDVAWNDTDAVKSGRVYLTPRYPYNWFDRPPGVNRIVGIPWTAHIMYPEIFTDEWFESRAKEFYSVFYHYNLTDDELSSLIEP comes from the coding sequence ATGAAAGAAAGAAGTACTTACTTAATCCTCCTTGCGGTTTTCGGGGTGGGAATAATCTGTTGCGGTGCAGCATGGTTGGGAGATTCCGGTTCTTCGGATCTTTTTTCCACCGGCAATTCGCAAACTGAAGTTGATGGACTGGACTATTCAGGCACCGGAGTTACCGGGTCCAACGGAACTGTTTACAGTTCTTATGGCAATAATCTGGCAAATGAAACTTCGTTGACAAGAACAATTACCGATCTGGCCGGAAGGGAAGTTACAATTCCTGTAAACATTTCCAAGGTTTTGTGTACTTCTCCTCCGCCTTCCACGTATGTCTACATGCTTGCGCCTGACAAACTCTGCGGCTGGCAGTTGTCTCTCTCTGACGAGGGTATGAAATATATTCCTGAGGAATACAGGGACATCCCTCTTGTAGGGTGGAAGGATTCGATGAACTATGAACAGTACATCATGATGGACCCGGATATAGTGTTCGTGATGTATGTTGAAGGAAGTGACATTTCCTCTGTTGAAAATGTACAGGAGAAACTAGGGACAATTCCTGTCGTAAGTATGCCTGATGCACGCAATGCCACGGAGTATGACAAAGGTCTCAGGTTTATGGGTGATGTTTTGGGTGTGCCTGAAGTGGCCGATACAGAGATTGCCTACTACAAAAAAGTGCTTGGTGAAGTCCGGGAAAAAGTTGCCGGTATTCCGGACGGTGACAGGGTGCGTGTTTACTACGCAGAGGGTTCCAACGGACTGCAAACAGACCCCGGCGGTTCATTTCATTCACAGCTTATAGATATTGGGGGAGGAGTGAACGTTGCCGACTGCGAGATAGAGTCGGGGCGGGGAATGACCGAAGTAACAAAGGAGTCAGTTTTGAAATGGAACCCGTCGGTCATAATTACTACGAGTTCTGAATTCTACGAAAACGTATTCGGGGATGTTGCGTGGAATGATACGGATGCTGTCAAGTCGGGAAGAGTTTATCTGACCCCGCGTTATCCGTACAACTGGTTTGACCGCCCGCCGGGTGTAAACCGTATTGTCGGTATTCCGTGGACGGCACATATTATGTACCCTGAAATATTTACTGATGAATGGTTTGAAAGCCGTGCAAAGGAGTTCTACTCGGTTTTTTATCATTATAACCTTACTGACGATGAACTTTCATCCCTTATTGAACCCTGA
- a CDS encoding MarC family protein, translating into MNELILSSAPAGTYLTFFFALMALVNPFNKIPEFLKDTSECSSRVRRGVAIVLSEAVFGIIVVAFFIGKYILEIFSISIPAFRIAGGLIVAFYGFKMVAEKTDIPVCCTTRDSDSNWRSYDIKSAKSKISDVIVPLGVPLIVGPGTLTTVILYGNMVKTPETLFIMIGLILVAVVIMGIVFYFSDQIRKFVGDNGLKIIARVMGLLLVALGVQFFITGTGEVIEYWLEDGFVSG; encoded by the coding sequence ATGAACGAACTTATCCTCTCCTCCGCACCTGCCGGGACATACCTGACATTTTTCTTTGCCCTTATGGCTCTTGTAAATCCTTTCAACAAGATACCTGAATTTCTTAAGGATACATCAGAATGCTCTTCAAGGGTAAGGCGCGGAGTTGCAATCGTATTATCCGAGGCTGTATTCGGAATAATTGTGGTCGCCTTTTTTATAGGCAAGTATATCCTTGAGATATTCTCAATTTCAATTCCTGCTTTCAGAATTGCAGGTGGTCTGATAGTTGCGTTTTACGGCTTCAAGATGGTAGCCGAAAAAACCGATATTCCGGTATGCTGTACCACCCGCGACTCTGACAGCAACTGGAGAAGCTACGATATTAAAAGCGCCAAGTCCAAAATCTCGGATGTTATCGTGCCGCTGGGTGTCCCTTTAATTGTCGGACCGGGAACTCTTACGACTGTAATTCTTTACGGAAATATGGTTAAGACACCTGAGACGCTCTTTATTATGATAGGTCTCATACTTGTTGCAGTTGTCATTATGGGGATTGTGTTTTATTTCTCAGACCAGATCCGAAAATTTGTAGGCGACAACGGGCTTAAAATTATTGCACGTGTTATGGGCCTTTTGCTCGTGGCGCTTGGGGTGCAGTTTTTTATAACCGGGACAGGGGAAGTGATTGAATACTGGCTTGAAGACGGCTTTGTTTCAGGGTAA
- a CDS encoding class I SAM-dependent methyltransferase, translated as MTDIYSIDWNYAWNNPGPDNKKDPSGCSDRWTNPDKCRKFDSFVKKDNYKGSAARIKAMDINPHSRVLDIGAGPGSLAVPLSSLVEHVTAVEPSPGMTDCLYGNIKSRGIKNIDVVMKKWEDVVPLKDLSGPYDIVFASYSLGVPDLREALSKMNEVSSKYVYIFWFSDMLSSWRRNYREIWGSLFNEKIPCKRCPNIIYNLLGQMGIYANVEVTKEEHVTRYKSVDEAVSDVGYSLMLKESFQFDILKNYLEMRLVYENGVYLLKNTSFQDKIWWQKDFQENPRI; from the coding sequence ATGACTGATATTTATAGCATAGACTGGAATTATGCATGGAACAACCCCGGGCCTGACAACAAAAAAGACCCTTCAGGTTGTTCCGACAGGTGGACTAACCCCGACAAATGCAGAAAATTCGACAGCTTTGTAAAAAAGGATAATTACAAGGGTTCAGCAGCAAGAATTAAGGCGATGGACATAAACCCTCATTCAAGGGTTTTGGATATCGGTGCAGGACCTGGAAGCCTGGCAGTCCCTCTCAGCAGTCTTGTCGAACATGTAACAGCGGTTGAGCCGTCACCGGGTATGACAGACTGCCTGTACGGAAACATAAAAAGCCGGGGTATAAAAAACATAGACGTGGTAATGAAAAAATGGGAGGACGTCGTGCCCCTAAAAGACCTATCCGGCCCGTATGACATCGTCTTTGCGTCATATTCACTGGGTGTTCCTGATTTAAGGGAAGCACTTTCAAAGATGAACGAAGTCTCTTCAAAATATGTCTATATTTTCTGGTTTTCTGATATGCTCTCTTCATGGAGGCGCAACTACAGGGAGATATGGGGTTCTCTTTTTAACGAAAAGATTCCGTGTAAAAGGTGCCCCAACATAATCTACAACCTTTTAGGTCAGATGGGAATTTATGCAAACGTCGAGGTTACAAAAGAAGAGCATGTAACCAGATACAAAAGCGTTGACGAAGCCGTTTCGGATGTAGGTTACAGTCTTATGCTAAAGGAGAGTTTTCAGTTTGATATTCTAAAAAATTATCTTGAAATGAGGCTGGTGTACGAAAACGGGGTTTACCTGTTAAAAAACACCTCCTTTCAGGACAAAATATGGTGGCAGAAGGATTTTCAGGAAAACCCGCGCATTTAG
- a CDS encoding ABC transporter substrate-binding protein, translating to MSFEFSRRMLLLVFILASLFCGICAAEETRTFVDDAGREVILPVNITAVSPSGPLAQIVLYSVDPDLFVSISGKFSDSQLKYIDPRVAALPVTGQFYGAKSTMNPEEIMEMNKDLGIDVVLDLGQSKNGIKEDLDKIQGQTGVTFAFVTQNNLSDIPRSYKVLGELLSREEQGEKLSNYTADLLEEFDKGMNKVGDNRKSIIYVTKVDGNSVNLIGKGSYHSEVIDYLSDNLGPESVASSGYGDEYTLEDIFKTDPDYVIVSYSQDHEYYNTIINSSDWQSLRAVRDGDVYEAPYGPYSWMGGPPSVNRLLSMIWLGNMFYPDVFDYDVGERVKEYYSLFYHYDLTDDELSDLMIYAEPFGSGANSSVAQTAVSTSPAPESTEQTSPTKSPAPVFGIIAGIFVAFAVFRHNR from the coding sequence ATGAGCTTTGAGTTTTCCAGACGGATGCTTCTTCTCGTGTTTATTCTTGCTTCGCTTTTCTGCGGAATATGTGCGGCTGAAGAGACGCGGACATTCGTTGACGACGCCGGAAGAGAGGTTATCCTTCCGGTAAACATTACCGCCGTATCGCCGTCAGGACCGCTGGCACAGATTGTCCTGTATTCGGTTGATCCTGACCTCTTTGTAAGTATTTCGGGGAAGTTTTCAGATTCACAGCTGAAATATATAGATCCGCGTGTTGCGGCCCTTCCGGTTACAGGTCAGTTCTACGGTGCGAAGTCCACGATGAACCCCGAAGAGATAATGGAGATGAACAAAGACCTGGGTATAGACGTAGTTCTGGATCTTGGTCAGTCAAAGAATGGCATAAAAGAGGATCTTGACAAAATCCAGGGTCAGACAGGTGTTACTTTTGCATTTGTAACGCAGAACAACCTTTCCGATATCCCAAGGTCGTATAAGGTTTTAGGAGAACTTCTTTCAAGGGAAGAGCAGGGGGAGAAGCTTTCCAACTATACGGCAGACCTCCTCGAAGAGTTCGACAAAGGAATGAACAAGGTCGGCGACAACAGGAAGAGCATTATCTATGTAACCAAAGTTGACGGAAATTCTGTAAATCTCATCGGCAAAGGCTCCTATCATTCCGAAGTAATAGACTATCTGTCAGATAATCTTGGGCCTGAATCCGTCGCTTCAAGCGGATATGGAGACGAATATACCCTGGAAGACATTTTTAAGACCGATCCTGACTATGTTATCGTTTCCTACAGCCAGGATCATGAGTATTACAACACTATCATAAATAGTTCCGACTGGCAGTCACTGAGGGCTGTGCGTGACGGGGACGTATATGAAGCGCCATACGGCCCTTACAGCTGGATGGGAGGACCACCTTCTGTTAACCGCCTTTTGTCGATGATATGGCTTGGCAATATGTTCTATCCGGATGTTTTCGACTACGATGTGGGTGAACGCGTAAAAGAATATTATTCGTTGTTCTACCATTACGACCTGACTGACGATGAGCTTTCTGACCTTATGATTTATGCAGAGCCTTTCGGCTCTGGTGCAAATTCATCAGTTGCACAGACTGCCGTTTCAACTTCTCCTGCACCTGAGAGCACGGAACAGACTTCACCTACGAAATCTCCTGCTCCTGTGTTCGGAATCATAGCAGGCATATTCGTGGCTTTTGCGGTATTCAGGCACAACAGGTAG
- a CDS encoding DUF364 domain-containing protein encodes MSTWEVYDAMIEGIPDDVFVDDIMIGTEHAFVRSGKGAGISPYRAYWQRAPQSTEDKEGKPLNEVAKLVKSWNFIEASAGGAAITAWYNSPENAEKNGVEILPQKRVEGRLKDPFINSQNDVKGKKVCVVGHFPFLEGLFEPICDLSIVEWDPGVGDYPYTACEYLLPGCDFAFLTCASINDKSFPHLLELSENAQKVTVVGPGTPLAPQLFDYGVNDLSGFVITDIPKARKIMTGAQFQRIYSTGAKVNFISPKI; translated from the coding sequence TTGAGTACATGGGAAGTTTATGATGCGATGATAGAGGGAATTCCTGACGACGTCTTTGTTGACGACATTATGATAGGGACCGAGCATGCGTTTGTAAGAAGTGGTAAGGGTGCCGGGATTTCGCCTTACAGGGCTTACTGGCAGCGTGCGCCGCAGTCTACCGAAGACAAGGAGGGAAAACCCTTAAATGAAGTTGCAAAACTTGTGAAGTCCTGGAATTTCATAGAGGCCTCGGCCGGGGGCGCCGCTATTACGGCATGGTACAACAGTCCTGAAAACGCAGAAAAAAACGGTGTTGAAATTCTGCCGCAGAAGCGTGTCGAAGGAAGACTGAAAGACCCTTTCATCAACTCGCAGAACGACGTTAAAGGAAAAAAGGTCTGTGTAGTTGGTCATTTCCCGTTCCTGGAAGGCCTTTTCGAGCCGATATGTGATTTGAGCATTGTCGAGTGGGACCCCGGCGTAGGCGATTACCCGTATACTGCATGCGAGTATCTTCTTCCCGGGTGCGACTTTGCGTTTCTTACCTGTGCAAGCATAAACGACAAGAGCTTCCCGCACCTGCTTGAACTGTCCGAAAACGCACAGAAAGTCACGGTTGTGGGACCCGGGACTCCCCTTGCACCACAGCTTTTCGACTACGGTGTCAACGACCTCTCCGGATTTGTTATAACCGATATCCCCAAGGCCAGAAAAATTATGACCGGTGCCCAGTTCCAGAGAATTTATTCTACCGGTGCAAAGGTGAATTTCATTTCCCCGAAAATATAG
- a CDS encoding ATP-binding cassette domain-containing protein, whose product MSAYGFSDEVTGMTLKALIEKYPLVSDYLANHRLNEIDLSKAFSDALLDVDPDMLEEFGLDSESIVLNLCTFLDSFSPDSKSGAFVISSITIIGGQNKSGEAENLSLTIKPGEIISIVGPTGSGKSRLLEDIECMAQEDTPTKRKILINGNVPDESQRFDTGVKLVAQLSQTMNFVMDLTVREFLEMHAKSRLVTDVDGVVKKCFECANSLAGEKFTPDTKVTQLSGGQSRALMIADTALMSASPVILIDEIENAGIDRREAIKLLSGNEKVILMSTHDPLLALFADKRIVIRNGGIAKVIVTTDDERKNLIQIEKLDNILLSLRNSLRHGDIISSGMIDSMINR is encoded by the coding sequence ATGAGTGCCTACGGTTTTTCTGATGAAGTCACAGGGATGACCCTCAAAGCCCTTATAGAGAAGTATCCTCTTGTATCAGACTACCTTGCAAACCACAGGCTCAATGAAATTGACCTTTCAAAGGCATTTTCTGACGCTCTTTTGGATGTAGACCCTGATATGCTTGAGGAGTTCGGGCTTGACAGCGAGAGTATTGTGCTGAACTTATGCACATTTCTCGATTCTTTCAGTCCTGATTCGAAATCGGGAGCATTTGTTATATCATCCATTACAATAATCGGCGGTCAGAACAAGTCCGGGGAAGCCGAAAATTTAAGCCTTACGATAAAGCCCGGTGAGATAATAAGTATCGTCGGGCCTACAGGCTCCGGAAAAAGCAGGCTTCTGGAAGACATCGAGTGCATGGCCCAGGAGGATACGCCGACAAAAAGAAAGATTCTCATCAACGGAAACGTCCCTGACGAAAGCCAAAGGTTTGATACGGGTGTAAAACTTGTCGCACAGCTTTCCCAGACCATGAACTTTGTAATGGACTTAACAGTCAGGGAATTTTTGGAGATGCATGCAAAAAGCCGCCTCGTGACTGATGTTGATGGTGTCGTAAAAAAGTGTTTTGAGTGCGCAAACTCTCTTGCCGGCGAAAAGTTCACTCCTGACACGAAAGTCACCCAGCTTTCCGGAGGCCAGTCACGTGCACTTATGATTGCCGATACCGCTCTTATGAGTGCATCGCCGGTAATTCTTATCGACGAGATTGAAAACGCAGGAATTGACCGCCGTGAGGCCATAAAACTTCTTTCCGGAAACGAAAAGGTGATTTTGATGTCGACCCACGACCCTCTTCTGGCGCTTTTTGCCGACAAAAGAATTGTTATCAGAAACGGTGGCATAGCAAAGGTTATTGTTACGACTGATGATGAGAGAAAAAATCTTATTCAAATCGAAAAACTGGACAACATTCTATTGTCCCTGAGAAACAGCCTGCGCCACGGTGATATAATCTCCTCAGGGATGATTGACTCGATGATAAACAGGTGA
- a CDS encoding GTP-binding protein, which translates to MKLVTVAGPPSSGKTSVIIKTISALGLPEGKVGVVKFDSLTSFDHIRYGENKIPVQTGFAGKICPDHFFVSNIEDAVSWGKRKGLSLMITESAGLCNRCSPYIKGILSVCVIDNLSGVNTPRKIGPMLKYADIVVVTKGDIVSQAEREVFAFNIKEVNSQAKIIFINGITGQGTFILAKHFGEATDINTLKDRTLRFTMPAAICSYCTGETRIGDYYQMGMLKRMEFDE; encoded by the coding sequence ATGAAGCTAGTAACAGTTGCCGGGCCGCCGTCATCCGGCAAAACATCAGTAATTATAAAGACAATTTCTGCGCTCGGGCTGCCTGAAGGAAAAGTAGGTGTTGTCAAGTTCGATTCCCTGACATCATTTGATCACATAAGATACGGCGAAAATAAAATTCCCGTTCAGACCGGGTTTGCGGGAAAAATCTGTCCTGATCATTTCTTTGTTAGTAATATTGAAGACGCGGTTTCATGGGGGAAGAGAAAAGGACTGTCTCTTATGATAACCGAGAGCGCCGGTCTTTGCAACCGGTGTTCACCTTACATAAAGGGGATTCTTTCAGTGTGCGTAATTGACAACCTCTCGGGAGTCAATACACCGAGAAAAATAGGCCCTATGCTTAAATACGCTGATATTGTCGTAGTTACGAAGGGTGACATCGTCTCTCAGGCCGAGCGTGAGGTGTTCGCATTCAACATCAAGGAGGTAAATTCGCAGGCAAAGATAATCTTCATAAACGGGATAACAGGGCAGGGAACATTTATTCTTGCAAAGCATTTCGGCGAGGCTACCGATATCAACACGTTAAAGGACAGGACTTTGAGGTTTACAATGCCTGCTGCCATCTGCTCGTACTGCACGGGTGAAACCCGTATCGGCGACTATTACCAGATGGGGATGCTGAAAAGAATGGAGTTTGACGAATGA
- a CDS encoding ABC transporter ATP-binding protein has translation MTLEVKDLTFSYRKKSRKVLSDVSFSAKEGDLLAVLGPNGVGKSTMFRCILGFLKDYSGSVYLDDADIKTLDHRQIAKKVAYIPQSTYPVFNFTVLDVVLMGLTNQISIISEPKQEHIDKACEAMKSLGIAHLKNAGYGEISGGERQLALIARALVQNAKILIMDEPTANLDYGNQSRVMKRIVGLAGGGYIVILSTHNPDHAFLYANRVLMIYDGKVIADGRPEDVMTAGLIKKVYGVEVNIEDYENTMRHHKICIPRDG, from the coding sequence ATGACGCTTGAGGTGAAAGACCTGACGTTTTCGTACCGGAAAAAGTCCAGGAAGGTCTTGTCCGACGTTTCATTTTCCGCAAAGGAGGGCGATCTCCTCGCAGTTCTCGGCCCGAACGGTGTCGGCAAAAGCACGATGTTTCGGTGCATCCTCGGTTTTTTGAAAGACTATTCGGGTTCTGTTTACCTGGATGATGCAGACATAAAGACTCTTGATCACAGGCAGATAGCGAAAAAGGTGGCTTACATACCGCAGTCGACATATCCTGTGTTTAATTTCACTGTCCTTGACGTCGTCCTGATGGGGCTTACGAACCAGATAAGTATTATTTCAGAACCAAAACAGGAGCATATAGACAAGGCCTGCGAGGCCATGAAAAGTCTTGGTATAGCTCATCTTAAAAACGCCGGTTACGGTGAAATCTCCGGCGGTGAACGACAGCTTGCGCTTATTGCACGTGCTCTAGTCCAGAATGCAAAAATTCTCATTATGGATGAACCTACAGCAAACCTTGACTACGGAAACCAGTCCAGGGTCATGAAAAGAATCGTCGGCCTTGCAGGGGGAGGATATATTGTGATATTGTCGACTCACAACCCGGATCATGCCTTTTTGTATGCAAACCGCGTCCTGATGATTTACGACGGAAAGGTTATCGCGGACGGCAGGCCTGAAGATGTAATGACTGCCGGCCTGATAAAAAAGGTATATGGTGTGGAAGTAAATATTGAAGATTACGAGAATACCATGCGTCACCATAAGATCTGCATCCCGCGTGACGGTTAG
- a CDS encoding iron ABC transporter permease: protein MNIPEATERTLPDYRLRFVILFVAVFACALISLCIGRFSICIDDVVKILSSNILSLVNISPFEHTWDYAMNSVVCGIRLPRILAAILVGAALSTAGAAYQGMFQNPLVSPDILGASAGAGFGAALAIYLYLGSSAVTLFAFVGGMTAVGVAYCVSRLARGSPTLSMVLAGILVGSLFSASLSYIKLTADTTDQLPAITYWLMGSLSAVTMNDIFYAGPIIIAGLIPLILLRWRLNVLTVGEDEAKSMGINTTLLRIVVIACATLITAVSVSISGIIGWVGLVIPHFCRMVFGYDYRRIIPAAIFMGGGFLLLVDDFARTMASIEVPLGILTSFIGGPIFAYLLITGGRRS from the coding sequence ATGAATATTCCTGAAGCAACCGAAAGGACACTTCCTGATTACAGGTTGAGATTTGTAATTCTTTTTGTCGCTGTTTTTGCCTGTGCCCTTATTTCTCTTTGCATAGGGCGTTTTTCGATATGTATAGACGACGTTGTAAAGATTCTTTCGTCAAACATCCTTTCTTTAGTAAATATATCCCCTTTTGAGCACACGTGGGACTACGCGATGAACAGCGTTGTGTGCGGTATCCGGCTCCCGAGAATTCTTGCCGCAATCCTTGTTGGTGCTGCACTTTCAACGGCAGGTGCAGCCTATCAGGGAATGTTCCAAAACCCCCTGGTATCTCCTGATATACTGGGAGCTTCGGCCGGTGCAGGTTTCGGGGCGGCCCTTGCAATATATCTTTACCTTGGAAGCAGTGCCGTAACTCTCTTTGCCTTTGTGGGCGGAATGACAGCCGTTGGTGTTGCATACTGCGTGAGCAGGCTTGCAAGAGGATCGCCCACATTGAGCATGGTACTTGCGGGAATTCTTGTCGGAAGTCTGTTTTCAGCGTCCCTTTCCTACATAAAGCTTACGGCGGACACCACCGACCAGCTCCCCGCGATAACCTACTGGCTCATGGGAAGCCTTTCAGCGGTCACGATGAACGACATATTTTATGCAGGACCTATAATAATTGCAGGGCTTATACCCCTGATTCTTCTCCGGTGGAGGCTCAACGTCCTTACAGTCGGCGAGGACGAGGCGAAGAGCATGGGAATTAACACGACCCTCCTGCGAATTGTCGTTATTGCCTGTGCGACACTTATAACAGCTGTCTCTGTGTCCATTTCCGGGATTATCGGGTGGGTAGGACTTGTAATACCGCATTTCTGCAGAATGGTCTTCGGTTACGACTACAGGAGGATTATTCCTGCCGCAATTTTTATGGGGGGGGGTTTTCTTCTTCTGGTTGACGACTTTGCAAGAACTATGGCTTCAATCGAGGTTCCGCTCGGAATTCTTACTTCCTTTATCGGAGGACCTATATTCGCGTATCTTCTGATTACGGGAGGCAGGCGTTCATGA
- a CDS encoding type IV pilin, which yields MNFLEKKPLNNSDSAVSPVVGVMLMLVVTIIIAAVVSGFAGGLVGGTDQKAPLLTMDVKISNTGTYIGSGFSATVTSVSDPIRTKDIKIATSWKVTGDTGSVTAGGSTASPFVSNVKSPEITSEDKSTDLIESCAPYGFGPGVNSSSGAQDLVNPFDKPGQQFGNYSLVQGTGLTAYAYGSNSEKAVGASPKHSDTGGYGVVTDYTYTRGGSYKDSATDAATAVLGNGWEKLRTGDTVNVKVIHIPTGKVIFEKNVAVTEG from the coding sequence ATGAATTTTCTGGAAAAAAAGCCTTTAAACAATAGCGATAGCGCTGTATCGCCGGTTGTCGGCGTGATGCTGATGCTTGTCGTCACCATCATTATTGCAGCGGTTGTAAGCGGGTTTGCCGGAGGTCTTGTCGGGGGGACTGACCAGAAGGCGCCGCTTCTTACAATGGATGTAAAGATTTCGAACACGGGCACTTATATAGGGAGCGGATTTTCGGCGACCGTTACAAGTGTAAGCGATCCTATCCGGACAAAGGATATAAAAATAGCGACATCCTGGAAAGTTACCGGTGACACGGGAAGTGTTACAGCAGGAGGGAGCACTGCATCACCGTTTGTTTCAAACGTAAAAAGCCCTGAGATAACATCAGAAGATAAGTCAACTGATCTTATTGAAAGTTGTGCTCCCTATGGATTTGGTCCGGGCGTGAACTCTTCTTCAGGTGCACAGGATTTGGTTAATCCATTCGACAAGCCCGGACAGCAGTTCGGGAATTATTCCCTTGTACAGGGAACGGGTCTTACTGCATACGCTTACGGAAGCAACTCAGAGAAAGCTGTAGGAGCTTCTCCAAAACATAGTGACACGGGCGGATACGGGGTAGTGACTGACTACACCTACACGAGAGGCGGCTCTTATAAAGACAGTGCTACTGATGCTGCAACTGCTGTCCTGGGTAACGGATGGGAGAAGTTAAGGACAGGTGACACTGTGAACGTCAAGGTCATTCATATACCGACCGGAAAAGTGATATTCGAAAAGAATGTCGCGGTTACGGAGGGCTGA